The sequence GCGCCGTCTTCGAGGATGAGGCTCACTTTCGTCGCGGCCTCGCCGGCGGACTGGACGGCCCCGCTTTTCAGGGCGTGCTTCATGCGCAAAAGTTCCGTGTTGGACTGGGTCAGGTCGACATAGATGGGGTCGAGCTGCTGCACGGTGGCCATGGCCTGGGCCTGATTGGCCGTGACCAGCGCGCCGGGGGTGATGGTGGATCGGCCGATGCGGCCGCTTATGGGCGAGAGGACTTTGGTCCGCTCAAGATCGATGTGGGCGGCTCCAAGCTCGGCCTGAGCCGCAGCCACATTGGCCTCGGCCAGGGCCAGGCCCGCCTGCACTTCGTCGTGGTCCTGCTGGCTGACGGCCTTGGTACGGATCAGGTCGCGGTAGCGTATTGCCTTGAGACGAGCCGGTTCCAGTTCGGCCTTGGCCTTGGCCACGGCGGCCTTGGCGCGGGCCACGGCCACTTCATAGGTGGAGGGGTCGATCTGGTACAGGAGCTGGCCGGCCTTGATCTCAGCGCCTTCGGTAAAGGCCCGCTTCTGGATGATGCCGCCGACCTGCGGCCGGATTTCAGCCATCTGGTACACGGCGGTGCGTCCCGGCAGTTCCGTGGTCAGCCGGACCTCCTCTTCCTGCATGGTCACCACGGCCACTTCCGGTGCCGGAGCAACCCGGACCGCAGCGGGCTGGTTGGCCTGAGAGGGGCTGTTCCAGACAAGATAGCCAAGGCCGACGGCGACCACTATGACAACGGGAATGAGTATTTTCTTCATTTTGTCCTTCCTGGAGTACGGTTTTGAAAATTGTATGTGAACAAGTGTTCACTTTGATGGCAAAAAAAAATCAGGGGGCCACGCCTTGGGCAAACATTTTCCAGTTGGCCTCGGCCTGGGTTTTGGGGTCGATCATGTCGCCGCGTCTGCTGTACAGGATGGCGATGGTCAGGAACTGTCCCAGAAACTGCACGAATATCTGATCCGCATCGATATCGGCGCGAATTTCTCCGGCAGCCTGTCCCTGGCGGATGATTCCGGCCACCTCGGACTGGTGCCGCTGATGATTGGCAAGCAGCCTGTCCCGCAGATGGGTCTCGTCGCTCCACAGCGCGTCCGAGAGCACAAGATTGGGCAGCGCGCGGTAACGTTCGACCACGCTGATGTGCAGGTCGTAGCAGCGGCGCAGCTTGGTCAGGGCCGGGCCCGGTTCTTCGAGTGCTTGACGGATTCCTTCGGTCTTGACGTCGTCGAGCAGGTCCAGGACGCTGGCCAGGATGTCGGCCTTGCCGCCGGGAAAATGCTTGTACAGGGCCGGAGCGGTCACGCCCACGACGCGGGCCACGTTGCGCGCGGTCAGCGCCCCGACACCCTGGTCGGCAACCAGCGCCAGGGCCGCTTCGGCGATCTGCTCGCGGCGAATTATTGTGGTCAGTCGTTTTGCCATGGAGGGCTTAGTTAACGATCGTTCACTTTGTCGTCAAGGATAAATTGAGAGAGAAAATGAAGAAATTTCGTTGTGAGAAATGGTCCGTCAGACAACGCTCGAAGTGAGCTATCTTCACTTTAGCGGACACACCAACTCCCCACCTGCCAAGGAGGGGTGCCCGAAGGGCGGGGTGGTTGCCTCTTGCGCATGGAGAGAGAAGAGCATCTGTTGCGAAAAGCCGACAACAGTCCTTGAGGTGCTGGCGGGGCGTATTATTGTTGTGGTTGTCTCGGGGAAGACAGGTCACTCTGACGGGTATACATTTACCTTTATGGGGATGATGGCTTCTGTGAGCAAGGGGGAAGCCTTTGTTTTGAAGGGGGACGAATCGGGGCGCAAAATTGTTGGCTTTTAAGGCCTTATGTCACGATTCTGTGTTAGGAAGTTTCCTGCTTCAAGTCCTGAAAAAATGGTGCTAGGCAAGTTTCAAGAGAATTGGCATAAGAAAGATACGAGGATGCCATGCACAAAATTCGGACATTTACCATCGCCTGTTCACAGTGCGGCTCCACGGTGGCGCAGAGAAATCCCTTTCCAACGGTGGATATTGTGCTTCACCGCGCCGGAGAGGGGATATTGCTCATCGAGCGCCGCAACCCGCCGCATGGATGGGCGCTACCCGGCGGGTTCATCGATTACGGGGAAAGCGCCGAGCAGGCTGCCGTTCGCGAGGCGCTGGAAGAGACAGGCCTTGACGTGCGTCTGACCGGGCTGCTTGGTGTCTATTCCGATCCGGATCGTGACCCGCGTTTTCATACCCTGAGCGTGGCGTACATGGCGCAGTGCGAAGACAATGAGATCCCTTGCGCAGGAGACGACGCCAAAAATGCCCGGTTTTTCCCTCTTGACGCATTGCCGACTGACATGGCCTTTGATCACCGCAGAATCATTGCTGATTTTGCCAAGAAAATAAGCAGGAGCGCATGATCACACCGCCCCACGATATTGTTTTCCTGACTTCCGAAATCTATCCTTTCTCCAAGTCCGGAGGATTGGCTGACGTCATGGGGATTTTGCCCCTGACCCTATCCCGCATGGGGGTACGGGTGGCCGTGATCACGCCCTTCTACGGCAGGCTGTCCACGGGACATTACCCTGTCCACCTGGTGCAGGAGAATTGCCCGGTGGGCTACCCTTGGGCCGACACCACGGCCGACATCTACCTGGCCGATTATCACGGCCTGCCCGTCTATTTCATAGAGCGCGGCGAGTATTTTGATCGCCGTCAGTACTATTGCACGCACAAAGGCGATTATTTCGACAACTGCGAGCGGTTCATCTTTTTCTGCCGTGCAGCCCTTGCCGCCATCCGGCACATGGACATGGGCGCGCGCATTGTTCATGCCCAGGACTGGCACGCAGGCCTGGCCATGGCCTATCTGGCTTTCTGGCGGCGTATCGATCCTTTCTGGGCGGGTGTGCGCACGGTCATGTCCATCCACAATCTGGCGTATCAGGGGCGTTTTTCCTACCGGCTCTTCGAGCAATCAGGGCTGCCCCTCGATGCCTGGAACATGGAAGGCGTGGAGTTCTACAACAGCTTCAACCTGCTCAAGGCCGGCATCGCCTATGCCGACAAGATCACCACGGTCAGCCCCAGCTATGCCGCCGAGATCATGACCCCGGAGTTCGGGTGCGGCCTGGAGGGCATCCTGACCCGCCGTAAGGCCGACCTGATCGGGATTTTGAACGGCGCGGACTATTCCATCTGGAGCCCGGAAAACGACGAGGTCCTGGAGTGCACCTATTCGGCGGACAAGCCTGAAGGCAAGGAGAATTGCAAGAAGCATCTCATGGGCATGCTCGGGTTGTCGCCGGATTTGGCCGAGCGCCCGCTTTTGGGCTTCATCGGACGCCTGCGTGGCCAGAAGGGCATCGACATTGTGCTTGAGATCATCCCCGAACTCATGAAGCTCGATGTGGGGCTGGTGGTTCTGGGCGAGGGCCGCGCCGAGTTCGAGGCCATGCTCATGAGCATCATGGAAGACTATCCGGGCAGGATCGTGGGGATCATCGGCTATACGGAGGAGATGTCGCATCTCATTCAGGCCGGGGCGGATATTTTTCTCATGCCGTCACGTTACGAGCCGTGCGGCCTGACGCAGATGTACAGCCTGAGCTACGGCACTCCGCCCGTGGCCACCGCGGTGGGCGGCCTGCGGGACACCATCACCCCCTATCCCGGTTCCGGCGCCAATGGTTTCATTTTCGCCGACCCCACGCCGGAGGCGCTTTTGGCCACGGTGCGCAAGGCGGTGCAGGTCTGGGAAGATCGCAATGCCTGGAGAGAAGTTCAGGTCAGCGCCATGCAAACACGTTTTTCTTGGGAAAACTCCGCGCGCAAGTATATGGATGTCTACACATCCCTGCACGGAGATCTTTTAGACACATGGAGGATACTATGAGTATTGAAAAAAAATATCTGAAGACAAAGAACATTTGCAAGGTCACCTTTCATCTGCCGGCCGGCGCTGCAAGTGGGGCCGAAACGGCGTTTCTGGTGGGGGAATTCAACGACTGGGCCATGCACACGCTGCCCATGAAGAGGCTCAAAGACGGCTCCTTCAAGCTGACAATCGACCTGCCCAGCGGCACTACATACCAGTTTCGCTATCTGCTCGACGATGATCGCTGGGAGAACGACTGGAGCGCGGATTCCTACTGCTACAGCGAGTATGGA is a genomic window of Desulfomicrobium baculatum DSM 4028 containing:
- a CDS encoding efflux RND transporter periplasmic adaptor subunit gives rise to the protein MKKILIPVVIVVAVGLGYLVWNSPSQANQPAAVRVAPAPEVAVVTMQEEEVRLTTELPGRTAVYQMAEIRPQVGGIIQKRAFTEGAEIKAGQLLYQIDPSTYEVAVARAKAAVAKAKAELEPARLKAIRYRDLIRTKAVSQQDHDEVQAGLALAEANVAAAQAELGAAHIDLERTKVLSPISGRIGRSTITPGALVTANQAQAMATVQQLDPIYVDLTQSNTELLRMKHALKSGAVQSAGEAATKVSLILEDGAVYAHEGVLQLAEASVDQSTGSVTLRAVFPNPERDLLPGMYVRAVVEEGVLASALLIPQQAVVRNAEGQPLAMVVDGEEKVAARPLELDRAVGGDWIVRQGLAAGDRVVIEGLQKARPGVQVRVAQDAM
- the glgA gene encoding glycogen synthase GlgA, with the translated sequence MITPPHDIVFLTSEIYPFSKSGGLADVMGILPLTLSRMGVRVAVITPFYGRLSTGHYPVHLVQENCPVGYPWADTTADIYLADYHGLPVYFIERGEYFDRRQYYCTHKGDYFDNCERFIFFCRAALAAIRHMDMGARIVHAQDWHAGLAMAYLAFWRRIDPFWAGVRTVMSIHNLAYQGRFSYRLFEQSGLPLDAWNMEGVEFYNSFNLLKAGIAYADKITTVSPSYAAEIMTPEFGCGLEGILTRRKADLIGILNGADYSIWSPENDEVLECTYSADKPEGKENCKKHLMGMLGLSPDLAERPLLGFIGRLRGQKGIDIVLEIIPELMKLDVGLVVLGEGRAEFEAMLMSIMEDYPGRIVGIIGYTEEMSHLIQAGADIFLMPSRYEPCGLTQMYSLSYGTPPVATAVGGLRDTITPYPGSGANGFIFADPTPEALLATVRKAVQVWEDRNAWREVQVSAMQTRFSWENSARKYMDVYTSLHGDLLDTWRIL
- a CDS encoding NUDIX domain-containing protein translates to MHKIRTFTIACSQCGSTVAQRNPFPTVDIVLHRAGEGILLIERRNPPHGWALPGGFIDYGESAEQAAVREALEETGLDVRLTGLLGVYSDPDRDPRFHTLSVAYMAQCEDNEIPCAGDDAKNARFFPLDALPTDMAFDHRRIIADFAKKISRSA
- a CDS encoding TetR/AcrR family transcriptional regulator is translated as MAKRLTTIIRREQIAEAALALVADQGVGALTARNVARVVGVTAPALYKHFPGGKADILASVLDLLDDVKTEGIRQALEEPGPALTKLRRCYDLHISVVERYRALPNLVLSDALWSDETHLRDRLLANHQRHQSEVAGIIRQGQAAGEIRADIDADQIFVQFLGQFLTIAILYSRRGDMIDPKTQAEANWKMFAQGVAP
- a CDS encoding isoamylase early set domain-containing protein, which translates into the protein MSIEKKYLKTKNICKVTFHLPAGAASGAETAFLVGEFNDWAMHTLPMKRLKDGSFKLTIDLPSGTTYQFRYLLDDDRWENDWSADSYCYSEYGNCENSVVEV